Proteins from a genomic interval of Candidatus Rubidus massiliensis:
- a CDS encoding Putative pit accessory protein: MFYKLLPQNIDFYHFFEVHITLTVDCANEFLDLVNKKTITVKDLAHKLKHLEREADQNAHKCIDALRTTFITPFDQNSIHRLITHMDNIIDIMEDVANRMVIYKLDLPTKDMQILVNILCNSIFELQKVIASLRKINFPLIEPIFKTIHLLENEGDSAVINAISNLFENEKDVLTLIKWKEIYERLEDSIDSCEEVAHIVEGLMIENG, translated from the coding sequence ATGTTTTACAAACTTTTACCGCAAAATATTGATTTTTATCATTTCTTTGAAGTGCATATTACTCTAACTGTTGATTGTGCCAACGAATTTTTGGATTTAGTAAACAAAAAAACTATCACAGTTAAAGATTTAGCTCATAAATTAAAACATTTAGAAAGAGAAGCTGATCAAAATGCACATAAATGCATTGATGCTTTAAGAACTACCTTCATTACACCTTTTGATCAAAATTCAATTCATCGCCTTATTACTCACATGGATAATATCATTGATATAATGGAAGATGTGGCCAATCGCATGGTTATTTATAAACTTGACTTGCCCACAAAGGATATGCAAATACTTGTAAATATTTTATGTAATTCTATTTTTGAGTTACAAAAAGTAATAGCTAGTCTTAGGAAAATTAACTTCCCTCTTATTGAACCTATCTTTAAAACTATTCATCTCCTTGAAAACGAAGGGGATAGCGCTGTCATTAATGCTATAAGTAATTTATTTGAAAATGAAAAAGATGTATTAACGCTCATAAAGTGGAAAGAAATCTATGAAAGGCTAGAAGATTCTATCGATAGTTGTGAAGAAGTTGCCCATATTGTCGAAGGTTTAATGATTGAAAATGGTTAA
- a CDS encoding hypothetical protein (putative conserved protein) → MEGDPYYIDLLFYHVKLRAFVVIELKARAFKPEDAGQLNFYLSAVDDMLKHPSDNPAIGILLCKTKKKVKAEYAFRDIKKPMAAIEYETMLTKALPEELKSSLPTVKEIEEELGKDERNE, encoded by the coding sequence GTGGAAGGTGATCCATATTATATTGACCTGCTCTTTTATCATGTAAAACTTAGGGCTTTCGTCGTCATTGAACTCAAGGCACGTGCATTCAAACCCGAAGATGCAGGTCAGCTCAACTTTTATTTGTCGGCCGTCGATGATATGCTAAAGCACCCGTCTGATAATCCAGCAATTGGTATTCTACTATGCAAAACAAAAAAGAAAGTCAAAGCCGAATATGCTTTTAGGGACATTAAAAAGCCAATGGCTGCAATTGAATATGAAACAATGCTGACAAAAGCTCTGCCTGAAGAACTAAAATCAAGCTTACCTACTGTAAAAGAAATAGAAGAAGAGCTTGGAAAGGATGAAAGAAATGAATAA
- the dnaB_1 gene encoding Replicative DNA helicase: MNKETTEEKKCFFLINNGANFKIINEHIKSLNGFYNGAGWYVEQKHKEAVFQLCQNANIRYLDFPMLADSFDDFKKQHKSSYYYEKSIKIHFEILKLREILNIPQGADLNDILNENQKSAFESIPEGKRLVDLAHEYEVIQKRIKQSEEEERLSKLHLDTSGAFQYLLQLTSEEQICEEIKNTSPGISVGFNIGDIEIKIPGGAVSIIAAPTSHGKTTQLINFSLGALNFPGQEDKSVYFFSYEESRSAIVSLFLNTYIGEPLSQNNRESIKSFFRIGDMRYMSSEGRPREIFLGKKKTFFESLINSGRLNIFYSEMTTQELVAAIRFLKKNTNVGLICIDYMQLLRLGFSSFGGSRQEELKQVCLLLKDCAIETGLPILLAAQFSRQVTCEADLSPIYISEAGDIERVANMIIGFWNRNFDGFTREGNKSKMEK, from the coding sequence ATGAATAAAGAAACAACCGAAGAAAAGAAATGCTTTTTCCTTATTAATAATGGGGCTAATTTTAAAATCATAAATGAACACATTAAATCTCTAAATGGATTTTATAATGGGGCAGGATGGTATGTGGAACAAAAGCATAAAGAAGCTGTTTTTCAATTATGCCAGAATGCAAATATCCGATATCTCGATTTTCCAATGTTAGCAGACAGTTTTGATGACTTCAAAAAGCAACATAAATCTTCGTATTATTATGAAAAATCAATCAAAATACATTTTGAGATTTTAAAACTTCGTGAAATTTTAAACATCCCTCAAGGTGCAGACCTTAATGATATACTTAATGAAAATCAAAAATCAGCTTTTGAAAGTATCCCAGAAGGAAAACGCCTAGTAGATTTAGCTCATGAATATGAGGTTATTCAGAAAAGAATAAAACAATCGGAAGAAGAAGAAAGGTTATCAAAGCTTCATTTAGATACATCTGGAGCATTCCAATATTTACTACAACTAACATCAGAAGAACAAATCTGCGAAGAAATCAAAAATACATCGCCAGGCATCAGCGTTGGCTTCAACATTGGTGACATTGAAATTAAAATTCCTGGAGGCGCTGTTTCAATCATTGCAGCTCCCACTTCTCATGGGAAAACCACACAACTTATAAATTTTTCTCTTGGTGCTCTTAATTTTCCAGGACAAGAAGATAAAAGCGTCTATTTCTTCAGCTACGAAGAAAGTCGGTCGGCAATTGTATCTCTATTTCTAAACACATATATAGGAGAACCTCTATCTCAAAACAACAGAGAATCAATCAAAAGCTTTTTTAGAATTGGGGATATGAGATACATGTCCAGTGAAGGAAGGCCAAGGGAAATTTTTTTAGGCAAGAAAAAAACTTTCTTTGAAAGCTTAATCAACTCAGGTCGATTGAATATTTTTTACTCTGAGATGACAACCCAAGAGCTTGTAGCTGCCATTCGGTTTTTAAAGAAGAACACAAATGTAGGATTGATCTGCATAGACTATATGCAACTTCTCAGGCTGGGTTTTTCTTCGTTTGGAGGCAGCAGACAAGAAGAGCTTAAGCAAGTTTGTTTGCTTTTAAAGGATTGCGCCATTGAAACAGGACTTCCTATACTACTGGCCGCTCAATTTAGTAGGCAAGTAACATGCGAAGCTGATTTAAGCCCAATTTACATAAGTGAGGCAGGAGATATAGAAAGAGTAGCCAATATGATTATAGGATTCTGGAATCGAAATTTCGATGGATTTACTAGAGAAGGAAACAAATCAAAAATGGAAAAGTGA
- the spxA gene encoding Regulatory protein spx produces MKLYVYDKCSTCKKAISFLKRIECEVIIEDIKKNPPTEDELFAMLTFFNGNKKKLINTSGLLYKELNLKEKIETMETKELISLLSKNGMLIKRPFLIGQNRGLVGFKEEEWQQLFKPKLRS; encoded by the coding sequence ATGAAACTTTACGTCTACGACAAATGCTCAACTTGTAAAAAAGCTATAAGCTTTTTGAAAAGAATTGAATGTGAAGTAATTATAGAGGATATAAAAAAAAATCCTCCTACAGAAGACGAACTTTTTGCCATGCTAACTTTTTTTAATGGTAACAAAAAAAAGCTCATCAATACCTCTGGACTACTATATAAAGAACTAAATTTAAAAGAAAAAATTGAAACGATGGAGACAAAAGAACTTATAAGTTTGCTGTCGAAAAATGGAATGTTGATTAAACGCCCCTTTCTCATAGGTCAAAATAGAGGTTTGGTCGGCTTCAAAGAGGAAGAATGGCAACAACTCTTTAAGCCCAAGTTGCGCTCCTAA
- the aroC gene encoding Chorismate synthase — translation MGSNTFGNIFKITTWGESHGKAIGVVIDGCPAGLEISESDIQAELSLRAPGKNTFTSPRVEKDQAEILSGIFDGKTTGAPISIIIYNQSYDSKPYETIKNILRPGHANFTYLQKYGIYDHRGGGRASARETACRVAAGAIAKKWLEKKKIEVFAFISQIADIQANIEVFDFFKKEKNYQNPLYCPDKEASIKMSQLLEEVKKQGDSLGGVVTFVATNVPSGLGDPIYEKLEANLAKAMLSIPASKGFEIGDGFQSVLLKGSEHNDPFAKEKENVITTSNHAGGILGGISNGMPIIGKVAFKPTSSIKKSQKTLNLEKQEITLKMAEESKHDPCVAIRAVPVVEAMLAICLVDAILLNRCSKV, via the coding sequence ATGGGCAGTAACACCTTTGGCAACATCTTTAAAATAACAACTTGGGGCGAATCACACGGGAAAGCAATAGGTGTTGTGATCGATGGCTGTCCAGCTGGTTTAGAAATTTCTGAATCTGATATTCAAGCTGAGCTCTCTCTTCGTGCCCCTGGCAAAAATACTTTTACATCTCCTCGGGTTGAAAAAGATCAAGCTGAAATACTTTCAGGAATTTTCGATGGCAAAACGACTGGAGCCCCTATAAGTATTATTATATACAACCAAAGTTACGATTCTAAACCCTACGAAACTATTAAAAATATATTAAGACCGGGTCATGCAAATTTCACCTATCTTCAAAAATATGGCATTTATGATCACCGTGGGGGTGGAAGAGCATCGGCGAGAGAAACAGCTTGTAGAGTTGCCGCAGGCGCTATTGCCAAAAAATGGCTTGAAAAAAAGAAAATTGAAGTTTTTGCTTTCATTAGTCAAATAGCTGACATACAAGCCAATATTGAGGTATTTGACTTTTTCAAAAAAGAAAAAAACTATCAAAATCCTCTATATTGCCCTGATAAAGAAGCTTCGATCAAAATGAGTCAACTATTGGAAGAAGTAAAAAAACAAGGCGATAGCCTAGGTGGTGTTGTAACATTTGTCGCAACAAATGTACCTTCAGGGCTTGGAGACCCTATTTACGAAAAATTGGAAGCTAACTTAGCCAAAGCTATGTTGAGTATTCCAGCATCTAAGGGTTTCGAAATTGGGGATGGCTTTCAATCTGTATTACTAAAGGGTTCAGAACATAATGATCCTTTTGCAAAAGAAAAAGAAAATGTGATTACAACTTCGAATCATGCCGGAGGCATTTTAGGAGGGATTAGCAATGGTATGCCGATCATTGGCAAAGTCGCTTTCAAGCCAACTTCAAGCATTAAAAAGTCTCAAAAAACATTAAATCTTGAAAAACAAGAAATAACTTTAAAAATGGCAGAAGAATCAAAACATGATCCTTGCGTTGCCATAAGAGCCGTTCCGGTTGTTGAAGCTATGCTAGCTATTTGTCTTGTAGATGCCATTTTATTAAATCGATGTAGTAAGGTGTAG
- the aroK gene encoding Shikimate kinase 1, which yields MNILLCGLPKSGKSTIGKLLAKKLNKNFIDTDREIEKSYVQFFSTPLSCKEIYTQRGEIFFRNMETIEIYRLKNTTNSIIALGGGALEKEKNHLSLSSLGCIIYLQIHWEIAWNRMQKISIPSFLNNSNPKDHFYQLSQTRISTYEKLAHHRIMTDHCNENEIIDLIHQFLEKNYGQ from the coding sequence ATGAATATTCTTTTATGTGGATTACCCAAATCGGGCAAAAGTACTATAGGTAAACTATTAGCCAAAAAACTCAATAAAAACTTTATAGATACTGATCGAGAAATTGAAAAAAGTTATGTTCAATTTTTTTCTACTCCCCTTTCATGTAAAGAAATTTATACTCAAAGAGGAGAAATTTTTTTTAGAAATATGGAAACAATAGAAATCTACAGATTAAAGAATACCACAAATTCAATCATCGCCTTAGGGGGCGGGGCTTTAGAAAAAGAAAAAAATCACTTAAGTTTAAGTTCTTTAGGCTGTATTATCTATTTGCAAATTCATTGGGAAATTGCTTGGAATAGAATGCAAAAAATCTCCATTCCAAGTTTTTTAAATAATAGCAATCCCAAAGATCATTTTTACCAATTAAGTCAAACACGCATCTCTACTTACGAAAAATTAGCACACCATCGCATTATGACCGATCATTGCAATGAAAATGAAATCATTGATCTAATTCATCAATTTTTGGAAAAAAATTATGGGCAGTAA
- a CDS encoding hypothetical protein (putative conserved protein): protein MRTHHFKEYLSIFTQLKKTIQECQLRAITAANKELVRLYWIVGKTIVERQEKNGWGSKFIDKLTKDLQNEFPGIEGFSRRNIFRMRAFYLEYKLVPPAVAQLSEVEHLGVLAQIPWSHNIVLMEKLDNIEECIWYAHKTLEHGWSRDMLGHWIDSRLHKREGKAITNFKATLPTPQSDLAQQTLKDPSYLTF, encoded by the coding sequence ATGAGAACGCATCATTTTAAAGAATACCTATCAATATTTACTCAGCTTAAGAAAACGATTCAAGAATGCCAATTAAGAGCAATCACAGCAGCCAATAAAGAATTGGTCCGTCTTTACTGGATAGTCGGTAAAACGATTGTTGAAAGACAAGAAAAGAACGGATGGGGAAGTAAATTTATCGATAAACTGACTAAAGATTTACAAAATGAATTTCCTGGAATCGAGGGTTTTTCCAGACGCAATATATTCAGAATGAGAGCTTTTTATTTGGAATATAAATTAGTGCCACCCGCAGTGGCACAATTAAGCGAGGTTGAACATCTGGGTGTCCTAGCTCAAATTCCTTGGAGTCATAATATTGTTTTAATGGAAAAGCTCGATAATATTGAAGAGTGCATCTGGTATGCACATAAAACGCTCGAGCATGGTTGGAGTCGTGATATGCTCGGTCATTGGATAGATTCAAGACTTCATAAAAGGGAAGGAAAAGCTATTACGAATTTCAAAGCCACTTTACCTACCCCACAATCAGATTTAGCTCAGCAAACGCTGAAAGACCCATCTTATTTGACTTTCTAA
- the aroE gene encoding Shikimate dehydrogenase, translating into MICAVINGPSYQEALYQIEQAKTAHLVELRLDYFTEIDLVEIKNICHSIKKPKIFTLRSKEQGGKYQKTEIERLQTLKQLATLQPEYLDLEYNIDRTYFKEMVDSFPDLKIIISYHNFLETPKNLGSILGQMQTIPAHFYKLAVQVKNTLEACFVVSLCSSNVIAIGMGYYGQMTRILGCKKAPITYACVDEDKAAFGQLSLNQMVNQYHCDNITLNTKIYGLLGEPIESSVSDVSHNDLFFSYRKGAIYLKLSVDKQILKDTLYHLKKLDFQGLSITMPLKEAILPFLDNIDIEAKEIGAVNTIVRKENQFIGYNTDGVGALNAIERHFLVKNKKILIIGAGGAAKAIAYEANKRGAFISVMNRTISKAKEMAKTMPLGILDFDSMPTEELENYCVIINCTPLDNPLSLKGIRSQTLLMDINTKNINSTFLKIAKIKNCKIVYGYEMFVEQALAQFCLWFGIDIPIQEMKATLTRKVEEILSINS; encoded by the coding sequence ATGATCTGTGCCGTGATTAATGGACCAAGTTATCAAGAAGCCTTATATCAAATTGAACAGGCCAAAACAGCTCATTTGGTAGAATTGAGGTTAGATTATTTTACTGAAATTGATTTAGTTGAAATTAAAAATATTTGCCATTCAATCAAAAAACCTAAAATCTTTACACTACGCTCTAAAGAGCAAGGAGGCAAATACCAAAAAACAGAAATAGAGCGCCTTCAAACTTTAAAGCAATTAGCAACTCTTCAGCCGGAATATTTGGATTTAGAATATAATATAGATAGAACTTATTTTAAAGAAATGGTCGATAGTTTTCCTGATCTAAAAATAATTATTTCTTATCATAATTTTTTAGAAACGCCAAAAAATCTTGGCTCCATTTTAGGGCAGATGCAAACTATCCCTGCCCATTTTTATAAATTAGCCGTTCAAGTCAAGAATACTTTAGAGGCTTGTTTTGTCGTCTCTTTATGCTCATCTAATGTCATTGCAATCGGAATGGGATATTATGGGCAAATGACTCGAATACTTGGATGTAAAAAAGCTCCTATAACCTATGCTTGTGTAGATGAAGACAAAGCAGCTTTTGGACAACTTTCTTTAAACCAAATGGTAAACCAATACCATTGCGACAATATTACTCTTAATACTAAAATTTATGGCTTACTTGGAGAACCGATTGAATCTAGTGTAAGTGATGTGTCCCATAATGATTTATTTTTTTCCTATAGAAAAGGGGCTATTTATCTAAAATTATCGGTTGATAAGCAAATTTTAAAAGACACTCTTTATCACTTAAAAAAACTCGATTTTCAGGGTTTAAGTATAACCATGCCCTTAAAAGAAGCTATTCTCCCATTTTTAGATAATATTGATATTGAAGCTAAAGAAATTGGCGCCGTAAACACTATAGTTAGAAAAGAAAATCAATTCATCGGCTACAATACAGATGGCGTAGGTGCTTTAAATGCCATTGAAAGACATTTTTTAGTAAAAAATAAGAAAATTTTGATAATTGGCGCTGGTGGCGCGGCTAAAGCAATTGCTTATGAAGCAAACAAAAGAGGCGCCTTCATTAGTGTCATGAATCGAACGATATCAAAAGCTAAAGAAATGGCTAAAACAATGCCTTTAGGAATACTCGATTTTGATTCAATGCCTACAGAAGAACTTGAAAATTATTGCGTTATCATCAACTGCACGCCACTAGACAATCCCCTTTCTTTAAAAGGCATTAGGTCTCAAACACTTCTAATGGACATTAACACAAAAAACATAAATTCTACATTTCTAAAGATTGCAAAGATAAAAAATTGTAAAATTGTTTATGGCTATGAAATGTTTGTTGAGCAAGCTCTTGCCCAATTTTGTCTCTGGTTTGGAATTGATATACCCATACAAGAAATGAAAGCAACGCTTACTCGTAAAGTAGAAGAAATACTCTCCATTAATTCTTAA
- the aroA gene encoding 3-phosphoshikimate 1-carboxyvinyltransferase, whose product MRNFQVRKSKLTGEITIPPSKSQTLRAILFASLAYGKSTIYNYLNSPDTFCMIEACRQFGAAITVYADKLEIIGLNGQITHTEDVIQAGNSGIVLRFCAALSALGSHPAVITGDYSIRHQRPMHPLIQGLKKLGVNVESMRGDNFAPLIIKGPLKPGHTTLDGSDSQHVSALLIASAFALGPTTIEVSNAGEKPWIDMTLYWFDRLGIPYKNLHYQNYEIKGMAQYPGFNYSVPGDFSSAAFPLAAALVTQSSLKINNLDMNDPQGDKKVVEVFRKMGAKIDIENNYLYVHPNANLEGSIFDINDFIDAITILATTACFAKGKTILKNIAVAKTKECNRVTCIIEELSKMGAIIQETNEGLEIYHSSLKGATLDSYNDHRMAMSLAIAAMGATGLTQINPIDCINKTFPTFIQDFQALGANLEVME is encoded by the coding sequence ATGAGAAATTTTCAGGTTCGCAAATCGAAATTAACAGGAGAAATAACTATTCCTCCTTCGAAATCGCAAACCTTACGCGCGATTTTATTTGCAAGCTTAGCTTATGGAAAAAGCACTATTTATAATTACCTAAATTCTCCTGATACTTTTTGCATGATTGAGGCTTGTCGCCAATTTGGAGCCGCCATTACTGTTTATGCTGATAAGTTAGAAATTATTGGCCTCAACGGACAAATAACCCATACCGAAGATGTTATTCAAGCTGGCAATTCCGGAATCGTTCTTCGTTTTTGTGCTGCATTGAGTGCTTTAGGGTCTCACCCAGCTGTTATTACAGGAGATTATTCCATTCGTCACCAAAGACCCATGCATCCCCTGATACAAGGATTAAAGAAATTAGGGGTAAATGTGGAGTCCATGCGAGGAGATAATTTTGCTCCTCTGATTATTAAAGGCCCTTTAAAACCAGGTCACACAACACTTGATGGAAGTGATTCACAACACGTATCGGCTTTGTTAATTGCAAGTGCTTTTGCTTTAGGTCCTACAACGATAGAAGTTTCCAATGCTGGTGAAAAACCTTGGATTGATATGACACTTTATTGGTTCGACAGACTTGGCATCCCTTATAAAAATCTTCATTACCAAAATTATGAAATTAAGGGTATGGCCCAATATCCTGGATTTAACTATTCAGTGCCAGGGGATTTTAGTTCAGCGGCTTTTCCATTAGCTGCGGCATTAGTCACTCAGTCTAGTTTAAAAATCAACAACCTGGACATGAACGATCCGCAAGGTGATAAAAAAGTTGTTGAGGTATTTAGAAAAATGGGAGCTAAAATCGATATAGAAAATAACTACCTTTATGTTCATCCCAATGCAAATCTTGAAGGAAGTATTTTTGATATTAATGATTTTATTGATGCCATTACCATTTTGGCTACAACTGCTTGTTTTGCTAAAGGCAAAACAATTTTAAAAAATATTGCTGTAGCTAAAACCAAAGAATGCAATCGAGTTACTTGTATCATTGAAGAATTATCCAAAATGGGAGCCATCATTCAAGAAACAAACGAGGGTTTAGAGATATATCATTCTTCTTTGAAAGGAGCAACTTTAGACTCTTACAATGATCACCGCATGGCCATGTCTTTAGCCATAGCTGCAATGGGAGCAACTGGTTTAACACAGATTAATCCTATTGATTGCATTAACAAAACATTTCCGACTTTTATACAAGATTTCCAAGCTCTCGGCGCCAATCTTGAGGTAATGGAATGA
- the yahK_1 gene encoding putative zinc-type alcohol dehydrogenase-like protein YahK: MQKAKGYAAHNQKDPLVPFDFERRDVGPHDVQMNILYCGICHSDLHTVRNEWKGTTYPVVPGHVHVSLCLVFVAVLIFLSFHQNQIRLNDQLQFLFL; this comes from the coding sequence ATGCAAAAAGCAAAAGGGTATGCTGCTCACAATCAAAAAGACCCCCTTGTTCCTTTTGATTTTGAAAGAAGAGATGTTGGACCTCACGATGTTCAAATGAATATCTTATATTGTGGCATCTGCCATTCTGATTTACATACTGTAAGAAATGAATGGAAAGGAACTACTTATCCAGTAGTACCTGGACATGTGCATGTGAGCTTGTGTTTGGTTTTTGTCGCTGTTTTAATTTTCCTGAGTTTCCATCAAAATCAAATACGTCTGAATGACCAGCTCCAGTTTCTCTTCCTTTAA
- the aroB gene encoding 3-dehydroquinate synthase — protein MSENAIQQNFGNIVFTNNFLENLKSLVYKFSTIVVLVDEKIHHLYQDIKNIFSNETQKKILFLKITASEAFKTRETKEYLENEMLDNNCCKDTFLICIGGGIISDIGGFLAATYCRGIPFVIVPTTLLAMVDASIGGKNGVNTDKGKNLIGTIYQPKHIFIDTNFLKTLSKKEIINGVVEMIKHGIVDSYFHFASLETNASSVLEAKLSLLENLIQESCAIKVKISSEDTIDEGKRHLLNFGHTIGHALEHYFDYQITHGEAVAIGILVESYLALLLNLIEPETLERIFTLFKNYQLPLKLPSKVPFEDLYHCMLMDKKSKNGRPRFILIKDIGNVHVVQNEFCHFVEKNLIEQAVHWMNYDLCRD, from the coding sequence ATGTCTGAAAATGCTATACAGCAAAATTTTGGCAATATTGTATTTACCAATAATTTTTTGGAAAACCTGAAATCTTTAGTTTATAAATTCTCAACAATTGTGGTTTTAGTCGATGAAAAGATTCACCACTTATATCAAGACATAAAAAATATTTTTTCTAATGAAACTCAAAAGAAAATTCTTTTCCTAAAAATTACGGCTTCCGAAGCTTTTAAAACACGAGAAACGAAAGAATACTTAGAAAATGAAATGCTTGATAATAATTGCTGTAAAGATACGTTTTTAATTTGCATCGGGGGAGGAATTATTTCAGATATAGGAGGCTTTCTAGCTGCTACCTACTGCCGCGGCATTCCTTTTGTAATTGTTCCTACGACTCTATTAGCTATGGTAGATGCAAGCATTGGAGGAAAAAATGGGGTTAACACAGACAAAGGTAAAAATCTAATTGGAACCATCTATCAACCAAAACATATTTTTATAGATACAAACTTTTTGAAGACATTGTCTAAAAAAGAAATTATCAATGGTGTTGTTGAAATGATAAAACATGGAATAGTGGATAGTTATTTTCATTTTGCTTCATTGGAAACTAATGCCTCCTCTGTATTAGAGGCCAAATTATCTTTATTAGAAAATCTTATACAAGAATCGTGCGCTATAAAAGTTAAAATTAGTAGTGAAGATACAATCGATGAGGGCAAAAGACACTTATTAAATTTTGGACATACGATTGGACATGCTTTAGAACATTATTTCGACTATCAAATAACACACGGGGAAGCTGTCGCTATTGGTATACTTGTAGAAAGTTATTTAGCTCTCCTTCTTAATTTAATCGAGCCAGAAACCTTAGAACGAATTTTCACTCTTTTTAAAAACTATCAATTACCTTTGAAACTACCTTCTAAAGTACCCTTTGAAGATTTATATCATTGCATGTTAATGGACAAAAAATCTAAAAATGGTAGGCCCCGCTTTATTTTGATTAAAGATATTGGGAACGTTCATGTTGTGCAAAATGAATTTTGCCATTTTGTGGAAAAAAATCTAATTGAACAAGCTGTCCATTGGATGAATTATGATCTGTGCCGTGATTAA
- a CDS encoding Glyoxalase-like domain protein, whose protein sequence is MNKKLDWFNNVEDRPHPWPGLNWLTATLIIKNVKQATEFYENVFGFVTIFELPSIQNDKELDFARMRYRGCNFIINREGCFNFNGKQPTNETPPIIFYVYVDDVEHLALNAKNNGCLILEEPHLEFWGDKKTRLKDPFGYIWDFATKMK, encoded by the coding sequence ATGAATAAAAAACTTGATTGGTTTAATAACGTGGAAGATAGACCACATCCATGGCCTGGGCTTAACTGGTTGACTGCTACTCTCATCATTAAAAATGTTAAACAAGCTACAGAATTTTATGAAAACGTTTTTGGATTCGTTACAATTTTTGAACTTCCAAGTATTCAAAATGATAAAGAATTAGATTTTGCTAGAATGCGATATAGAGGATGTAATTTTATTATCAATAGAGAAGGATGTTTTAATTTTAACGGCAAGCAACCTACAAATGAAACTCCTCCTATTATTTTTTATGTGTATGTTGATGACGTAGAACACCTAGCATTAAATGCCAAAAATAATGGTTGCTTAATTTTGGAAGAACCCCACCTTGAATTTTGGGGAGATAAAAAAACCCGTTTAAAAGACCCTTTTGGTTATATTTGGGATTTTGCTACAAAGATGAAGTAA
- the asd2 gene encoding Aspartate-semialdehyde dehydrogenase 2, whose translation MKKIPVAILGATGMVGQKFIELLHLHPWFEIVALAASPQSIGKKYKDVVYWLMPSILDSKIGNMKMQSCHPGFPCQIVFSALDSSVAEEIEKQFAEDGYIVVSNCKNYRMHPNVPLIVPEVNADHLDLVKTQTFSKKGMIVTNPNCSVIGITLALKPLIDKIALSKIHIVTLQAISGAGHPGVASLDILDNIIPYIDGEEEKLETEPLKILGSLERNAIKPHAISISAQCNRVAVNDGHMACISIQTEEKIQRQEIIDLWNNFHGNSYTKSLPSAPKTPIVYHEEKAHPQPKKHRLLENGMGVSIGRLRECPLFSWKFIVLTHNTIRGAAGSAILNAELLVKNGFVE comes from the coding sequence ATGAAAAAAATCCCTGTAGCCATTTTGGGAGCAACTGGAATGGTAGGACAAAAATTTATTGAACTCCTACATTTACATCCTTGGTTTGAAATTGTTGCTTTGGCGGCCTCTCCTCAATCAATCGGCAAAAAATATAAAGATGTGGTGTATTGGTTAATGCCATCCATTCTCGATTCTAAAATTGGGAATATGAAGATGCAAAGTTGCCATCCAGGTTTTCCTTGTCAAATAGTTTTTTCGGCCTTAGATTCTAGCGTGGCCGAGGAAATAGAAAAACAATTTGCTGAAGACGGATATATCGTTGTGTCTAATTGTAAAAACTATCGTATGCATCCAAATGTCCCCTTAATTGTACCCGAGGTGAATGCCGATCATCTTGATTTGGTAAAAACACAGACATTTTCTAAGAAAGGGATGATCGTAACAAATCCCAATTGTTCCGTGATAGGAATTACCCTTGCTTTAAAACCTTTAATCGATAAGATTGCTCTTTCAAAAATCCATATAGTGACTTTACAAGCCATTTCAGGTGCTGGTCACCCAGGTGTTGCTAGTTTAGATATTTTGGACAATATCATTCCCTATATAGATGGTGAAGAGGAGAAGTTAGAAACAGAGCCTTTGAAAATTTTAGGCTCTTTAGAAAGAAATGCTATTAAGCCCCATGCTATATCCATAAGCGCTCAATGCAATCGAGTTGCTGTAAATGATGGACATATGGCTTGCATTAGCATACAAACGGAAGAAAAAATTCAAAGACAAGAAATCATTGACCTTTGGAATAACTTTCATGGAAATAGCTATACCAAATCATTACCTTCTGCTCCAAAAACACCCATTGTTTATCATGAAGAAAAAGCCCATCCTCAACCTAAAAAACATCGATTGCTAGAAAATGGAATGGGTGTTTCCATTGGAAGATTAAGGGAATGTCCCCTATTTAGTTGGAAATTCATCGTTTTAACACATAATACCATAAGAGGAGCTGCTGGTAGCGCTATATTGAATGCTGAGTTACTTGTTAAAAATGGTTTTGTGGAGTAG